One window from the genome of Plasmodium relictum strain SGS1 genome assembly, chromosome: 12 encodes:
- the IMP3 gene encoding U3 small nucleolar ribonucleoprotein protein IMP3, putative, with amino-acid sequence MRKLKYHEQKLLKKVNFYDWKRTRNIREVKILRKYIIQNREDYTKYNKICGYITKLVSKLRLLPENDEFRIKMTDELLDKLYDMGLINYKSSLAECEKISVSSFCRRRLAVMLFRLKFVQNIQLAITYIQHGNIRVGNDVINNPAFHINRNLEDHIKWADGSKILKHIKRHQENKDDYELLGN; translated from the coding sequence atgagaaaattGAAATATCATGAAcagaaattattaaaaaaagtaaatttttatgattgGAAAAGGACAAGAAATATAAGAGAAGTAAAGATTTtgagaaaatatataattcaaaATAGAGAAGATTATACaaagtataataaaatatgtggTTATATAACAAAATTGGTTTCAAAGTTAAGATTATTACCTGAAAATGATGAATTTAGAATTAAAATGACTGATGAATTATTAGATAAGTTATATGACATGGgtctaataaattataaatctAGTTTAGCTGAGTGTGAAAAAATTTCTGTTTCATCTTTTTGTAGAAGAAGATTAGCAGTTATGTTATTTAGATTAAAATTTGTTCAAAACATTCAACTAGCTATTACTTATATTCAACATGGCAATATAAGAGTTGGTAACGATGTAATTAATAATCCAgcttttcatataaatagaaatttAGAAGATCATATAAAATGGGCAGATGGTTCTAAAATACTTAAACATATAAAGAGGCAtcaagaaaataaagatgatTATGAATTGCTAGGaaattag